The following are encoded together in the Cloacibacillus sp. genome:
- a CDS encoding substrate-binding domain-containing protein has product MKNFIIATAAFLICAAAAPAFAGTIKLSSTIGPVDAGIIPLLAETYKAKTGTDFVIEKAGTGATLNKAKTGNFDMVVVHARALEDQFIKEGYGQNRRDVMYNDFVILGPKSDPAGVKGMKSAADALKKIAAAKAPFVSRGDMSGTHVAEMNVWRAAGVTPDGEKDEWYTVYSLGALGNGPATEFANRRNAYTVMDRATYLTKQKAIQIVPLVAGDPILLNLIAAIEVSPKKFPKVNNADVVKFVQWLEGDEAQTIIKDFKVKQYGQPLFFPNSEQWNKNHPK; this is encoded by the coding sequence ATGAAAAACTTTATCATAGCAACAGCGGCGTTTCTTATCTGCGCAGCGGCGGCTCCCGCCTTTGCCGGGACGATCAAGCTCTCAAGCACGATCGGCCCCGTAGACGCCGGCATCATCCCGCTCCTTGCCGAGACCTACAAGGCAAAGACCGGCACCGACTTCGTGATAGAAAAGGCCGGCACAGGCGCCACGCTCAACAAGGCAAAGACGGGCAACTTCGACATGGTAGTAGTCCACGCACGCGCCCTTGAAGACCAGTTCATCAAAGAGGGCTACGGCCAGAACCGCCGCGACGTCATGTACAACGACTTCGTAATCCTAGGCCCCAAAAGCGACCCGGCAGGCGTCAAGGGAATGAAGTCCGCAGCGGACGCGCTTAAAAAAATAGCGGCGGCAAAGGCTCCCTTCGTCAGCCGCGGCGACATGTCCGGCACGCACGTAGCTGAAATGAACGTATGGCGCGCCGCCGGCGTCACCCCTGACGGCGAAAAAGACGAATGGTACACCGTCTACTCGCTTGGCGCCTTAGGCAACGGCCCCGCCACAGAATTTGCGAACCGCAGGAACGCCTACACCGTCATGGACAGGGCCACCTACCTCACAAAGCAGAAGGCCATCCAGATAGTGCCGCTCGTTGCGGGCGACCCCATCCTGCTCAACCTTATCGCCGCCATCGAAGTGAGCCCGAAAAAATTCCCGAAGGTCAACAACGCGGACGTTGTGAAATTCGTTCAGTGGCTTGAGGGCGACGAAGCTCAGACAATAATCAAAGACTTCAAAGTAAAACAGTACGGCCAGCCACTCTTCTTCCCGAACTCCGAACAGTGGAACAAAAATCACCCCAAATAA
- a CDS encoding ABC transporter permease — MDFIADGFIQAFKMLFAMDEETMNILLTTLRLTGVSMAGILLVGLPLGFLLGYFDFPGKRVIRTVVDTLLALPTVVIGLLVYAFISRRGPLGEWDLLFSVSGMAIGQVILGTPIVIAYTATAIEGLDSRLRLTLMTLGASGAKLALTSLWEARYLVLVAALTAFGRIIGEVGSAMMLGGNIKWHTRTITTAITLETGKGDFALGIALGVILILISLLLNISLSFLRRRTQN; from the coding sequence ATGGATTTTATAGCCGACGGCTTTATACAGGCCTTTAAAATGCTCTTCGCCATGGACGAAGAGACGATGAACATCCTGCTGACGACGCTGCGGCTTACAGGCGTTTCGATGGCGGGTATACTTCTCGTCGGGCTGCCGCTGGGGTTTCTTCTTGGGTATTTCGACTTCCCCGGAAAGCGCGTCATACGCACCGTCGTAGACACGCTTCTTGCCCTTCCCACCGTCGTCATAGGCCTTCTCGTATATGCCTTCATCTCGCGGCGCGGCCCTCTCGGCGAATGGGACCTGCTCTTTTCTGTAAGCGGCATGGCCATAGGCCAGGTCATTCTGGGAACTCCGATCGTCATCGCCTACACTGCGACCGCCATAGAGGGCCTTGACAGCAGGCTGCGCCTCACGCTAATGACGCTTGGCGCCTCCGGCGCGAAACTTGCGCTCACCAGCCTCTGGGAGGCGCGCTACCTCGTGCTGGTCGCCGCACTCACCGCCTTCGGGCGCATAATAGGCGAAGTAGGCTCCGCCATGATGCTGGGCGGCAACATCAAATGGCACACGCGCACCATAACAACTGCGATAACGCTCGAGACCGGCAAAGGAGACTTTGCGCTCGGCATTGCCCTGGGCGTCATCCTCATACTCATATCGCTTCTTCTGAACATCTCTCTCTCGTTCCTGCGCCGCAGGACGCAAAACTAA
- a CDS encoding substrate-binding domain-containing protein has translation MRINKKSSIIALMLVVCMLAFGSLATAKAPVLRMATTTSTDNTGLLDYLAPILLKDTGIEIQWVSVGTGKALEYGRNGDVDVVLTHDPAAEDKFMADGAGANRRNVMYNDFVLVGPANDPAGVKGMPVTKAMATIAAKGQPLVSRADKSGTHSAELALLKKGGVKDFDKAKWYVQTGQGMLKTLNIAEERKGYALTDRGTFIKYQDTLKGKPGLVIICEGDADLLNRYSVMAVSPLKHANAKYDLALKYIDWITSSKVQKDIANFKVSGKQLFFPTAEIRSGH, from the coding sequence ATGCGTATCAACAAAAAAAGTTCCATAATCGCACTCATGCTCGTCGTCTGTATGCTGGCCTTCGGCTCGCTTGCGACGGCCAAGGCGCCGGTGCTCAGGATGGCCACCACCACCAGCACCGACAACACAGGCCTTCTGGACTATCTGGCCCCCATCCTTCTTAAGGACACGGGAATCGAGATCCAGTGGGTCTCCGTAGGCACAGGCAAAGCGCTTGAATACGGCCGCAACGGCGACGTAGACGTAGTCCTTACGCACGACCCGGCGGCTGAAGACAAGTTCATGGCAGACGGCGCGGGCGCCAACCGCCGCAACGTCATGTACAACGACTTCGTGCTTGTAGGCCCCGCAAACGATCCTGCCGGCGTCAAGGGCATGCCTGTCACAAAGGCGATGGCCACGATAGCGGCAAAGGGGCAGCCTCTCGTCTCCCGCGCCGACAAATCCGGCACTCACTCAGCGGAGCTCGCTCTTCTGAAAAAGGGCGGAGTCAAGGACTTCGACAAGGCGAAATGGTATGTGCAGACGGGGCAGGGAATGCTCAAGACGCTCAACATCGCCGAAGAACGCAAAGGCTACGCGCTCACAGACCGCGGCACCTTCATCAAGTATCAGGACACGCTCAAAGGCAAGCCGGGCCTCGTCATCATCTGCGAAGGCGACGCCGATCTGCTCAACAGATACAGCGTAATGGCCGTCAGCCCGCTGAAGCACGCAAACGCCAAGTACGACCTCGCGCTCAAATATATCGACTGGATCACCTCTTCAAAGGTGCAGAAGGACATAGCGAACTTCAAGGTCTCTGGAAAACAGCTCTTCTTCCCGACCGCCGAAATTCGCTCCGGCCACTAA
- the trkA gene encoding Trk system potassium transporter TrkA: MHIVLLGAGEVGYTVAKNLSADGHNIIIVEENEEHAARAEESLDVMVVRGNGARPSVLARAGVKEGGQGADLLIACTNKDEVNLMACWIAKRMGVPHVIARAVGLEFTDNESWAKDLGIDMLISPERTVAREIEELLEVRAAIHASEIAGGRAGIYLFRIAPDSPLAGLPLLEIRRLYPKMVMLVVCIMRGDRSFVPKAQEVLEPGDLCYTMCYRSQVFEIEGLFQPAKSKKLKRVFIVGAGKVGYQTAARLISHIRGVEVRLVDEDRAKCERLANELPDAMVLCGNGADAEFLKAEGISSADGYVAATDHDETNLMLAVLAKSLGVSKSIAVVRRPHYLGMTAHIPVDAIVNRNQTLADVITRNVRYPGSSRVLTILDEISAEAVEQTLAENSPAIGKTLAELSMPAGSLIGLLERGGELFIPTGVTRLESGDKVVLFGTAAVMSEAMRPFGEEKI; this comes from the coding sequence TTGCATATCGTACTTCTCGGGGCGGGCGAAGTCGGCTACACGGTGGCCAAGAACCTCTCCGCTGACGGACACAACATCATTATCGTCGAGGAAAATGAGGAACACGCGGCCCGCGCGGAGGAATCGCTCGATGTAATGGTGGTGCGCGGCAACGGCGCGCGTCCCAGCGTCCTTGCGCGCGCTGGGGTAAAAGAGGGCGGCCAGGGCGCCGACCTGCTTATCGCCTGCACAAACAAAGACGAAGTGAACCTCATGGCCTGCTGGATAGCAAAGCGCATGGGTGTGCCGCACGTCATAGCGCGCGCGGTGGGGCTGGAATTTACGGACAATGAGAGCTGGGCGAAGGATCTGGGCATCGACATGCTCATCTCCCCCGAACGCACCGTGGCGCGCGAGATAGAAGAGCTGCTTGAGGTGCGCGCCGCCATCCACGCAAGCGAGATAGCAGGCGGGCGCGCCGGCATATATCTCTTCCGCATAGCGCCAGATTCTCCGCTTGCGGGGCTGCCGCTGCTTGAGATACGCCGGCTCTACCCAAAGATGGTCATGCTGGTCGTCTGCATCATGCGCGGCGACCGCTCTTTCGTGCCAAAGGCGCAGGAGGTGCTGGAGCCGGGAGATCTCTGCTACACGATGTGCTACCGTTCGCAGGTATTTGAGATAGAGGGGCTCTTCCAGCCCGCGAAATCAAAAAAGTTAAAGCGCGTCTTCATAGTAGGCGCCGGAAAGGTGGGCTACCAGACGGCGGCCCGCCTCATATCGCACATCCGCGGCGTCGAGGTGCGCCTCGTTGACGAGGACCGCGCGAAATGCGAACGGCTGGCGAACGAACTGCCGGACGCTATGGTACTCTGCGGCAACGGCGCGGACGCGGAGTTTTTAAAGGCCGAGGGCATTTCAAGCGCCGACGGCTACGTGGCGGCGACCGACCACGACGAGACGAACCTTATGCTCGCCGTGCTTGCGAAGTCGCTTGGCGTCTCAAAGAGCATCGCGGTGGTGCGGCGCCCGCATTATCTTGGCATGACGGCGCACATCCCGGTGGACGCCATCGTCAACCGCAATCAGACGCTTGCGGACGTCATAACGCGCAACGTGCGCTACCCCGGCTCGTCGCGCGTGCTTACGATACTCGACGAAATAAGCGCGGAGGCTGTGGAACAGACTCTCGCAGAAAACTCGCCCGCCATAGGCAAAACGCTCGCGGAGCTCAGTATGCCTGCGGGTTCGCTCATAGGGCTGCTTGAACGCGGCGGCGAGCTGTTCATCCCAACCGGCGTCACCCGTCTTGAAAGCGGCGACAAGGTGGTGCTTTTCGGCACGGCCGCCGTCATGTCAGAGGCGATGCGCCCCTTCGGGGAGGAGAAAATTTGA
- a CDS encoding potassium transporter TrkG produces MKIGIVSKFLSLIIITITGSMIFPLGWAVMDGSSDVRAFLLSGVTGALFAALLYAAGRNSKAEDMGPREAIAGVAFAWVAASLQGAMPYMLGGYIPNLTDAYFEAMSGFTTTGATIIREIEKCPRGILMWRAQTQWLGGMGIVVLVIAMLPLFGVNMTQLFKAESPGPVLEKVSPRITDMAMMLWKVYMGLTAAGVLMMMAGGASLYDSIAHVFAAVSTGGFSTHTDSVAFFRSTYIDYVLTLVMFLSGANFNLHLLALRGRTLSPYKDPEFKFYTGVVLLSTAMICAAVMEAGIFTTVWEALRYASFQVVSVITTTGFVTDDYALWPAFTQMLLLSLMAVGGCAGSTAGAIKCVRFQVVLKETGVELRQMIHPNAVLCIKQGKKIVSKNMVTSAACFIVLYILIWAVSSLAVSLMGNDIVTSISAVAATLGNVGPGLGTVGPIYNFADQCAAAKWIYTFDMLCGRLELYTVMVLFTRDIWKR; encoded by the coding sequence TTGAAGATAGGCATCGTCTCAAAATTTCTTTCATTAATAATAATCACGATAACCGGCTCCATGATATTCCCGCTTGGCTGGGCCGTAATGGACGGCTCCTCCGACGTGCGCGCCTTTTTGCTCTCAGGCGTCACAGGCGCTTTGTTTGCCGCGCTGCTCTACGCCGCGGGCAGAAATTCCAAGGCCGAGGACATGGGCCCGCGCGAAGCGATAGCGGGAGTTGCCTTTGCCTGGGTGGCCGCCTCGCTCCAAGGCGCGATGCCCTACATGCTTGGCGGCTACATCCCAAATCTGACGGACGCCTACTTTGAGGCGATGTCGGGCTTCACGACGACAGGCGCCACCATCATCCGCGAAATTGAAAAATGCCCGCGCGGCATCCTTATGTGGCGCGCGCAGACGCAGTGGCTCGGAGGCATGGGCATCGTCGTGCTCGTAATAGCGATGCTGCCGCTCTTTGGCGTGAACATGACGCAGCTCTTTAAGGCTGAAAGTCCCGGCCCCGTGCTTGAAAAGGTAAGTCCGCGCATCACGGACATGGCGATGATGCTCTGGAAGGTCTACATGGGGCTGACGGCGGCCGGCGTGCTTATGATGATGGCGGGCGGCGCTTCTTTATACGACTCGATAGCGCACGTCTTCGCCGCCGTATCTACCGGCGGCTTCTCAACGCACACGGACAGCGTCGCCTTCTTCCGCTCGACCTACATAGACTATGTGCTCACCCTCGTCATGTTCCTGTCGGGCGCGAACTTCAACCTGCATCTGCTGGCGCTGCGGGGGCGCACACTTTCACCGTATAAAGACCCGGAATTTAAATTTTACACAGGCGTCGTGCTGCTTTCCACCGCGATGATCTGCGCCGCCGTTATGGAGGCGGGAATCTTCACTACCGTATGGGAGGCGCTGCGCTACGCGTCGTTCCAGGTGGTTAGCGTCATCACGACGACCGGCTTCGTCACCGACGACTACGCGCTGTGGCCCGCCTTCACGCAGATGCTGCTGCTTTCGCTGATGGCGGTAGGCGGCTGCGCCGGCTCCACCGCAGGCGCAATAAAATGCGTGCGTTTTCAGGTCGTGCTCAAAGAAACCGGCGTTGAACTGCGCCAGATGATCCACCCCAACGCAGTGCTCTGCATCAAACAGGGCAAAAAAATCGTAAGCAAAAACATGGTCACCTCAGCCGCCTGTTTCATCGTGCTCTATATCCTTATATGGGCCGTCTCGTCGCTTGCCGTGAGCCTCATGGGCAACGACATCGTGACCTCGATAAGCGCAGTCGCCGCGACGTTGGGCAACGTCGGCCCCGGCCTCGGCACGGTAGGCCCGATATATAATTTCGCGGACCAGTGCGCCGCGGCAAAATGGATATACACATTCGACATGCTCTGCGGACGTCTTGAACTTTATACGGTAATGGTGCTCTTTACAAGGGACATCTGGAAGAGATAG
- a CDS encoding adenosylcobalamin-dependent ribonucleoside-diphosphate reductase, producing MLIKPAFSQSAKEILRDRYLWRDENRNPVEKPEEMLVRVAKSVAAAEATVPMQYKWADEFYEVMAKLLFLPNSPTLMNAGRPSPHGQLAACFVIGIEDSMESICEALRKQMLIHKSGGGTGFNFSKLRSEGAKVNSTNGRASGPVSFMGLFDKATETVQQGGMRRGANMGILNIDHPDIRSFIHCKDKDGTIANFNISVGVFDGFMEKATADPKGEEAALLAEIADTAWRTGDPGIIFLDAINRGNTTPELGELTSTNPCGESPLYPNEACNLGSINISKMVKDGAFDFETLREVTATATRFLDDVIDVNCYPLPEIAEAVKLTRKIGLGVMGWADLLFRLRIAYDSAEACTLAADIMREIQETATAVSVELGKEKGVPATLAHLGRRNATLTCIAPTGTIALLAGCSSGIEPLFALEHTRVRTQTDGTKVIMKQVNRWYEEAIKAEMPEDEIKRVFVTSHDVSPAGHVRTQGVFQRYTDLAVSKTVNLRHECGVKEVLDAYTLAWKEGCKGITVYRDGSKSSQVLYRKEDEKAAEETGCTEKEKIAVPVMAAASMAGARPKFVLKRKNLD from the coding sequence ATGTTAATAAAGCCGGCGTTCAGCCAGTCAGCCAAAGAAATCCTGCGTGACCGCTACCTGTGGCGCGACGAAAACCGCAATCCGGTGGAAAAACCGGAAGAGATGCTGGTGCGAGTCGCCAAAAGCGTGGCCGCCGCCGAGGCTACCGTGCCGATGCAGTACAAATGGGCCGATGAATTTTACGAAGTGATGGCGAAGCTGCTCTTTCTGCCAAACAGCCCCACTTTGATGAACGCGGGACGCCCCTCGCCGCACGGACAGCTTGCCGCCTGCTTCGTCATCGGCATTGAAGATTCAATGGAAAGCATCTGCGAAGCGCTCCGCAAACAGATGCTCATCCACAAAAGCGGCGGCGGCACCGGTTTCAACTTCTCAAAGCTGCGCAGCGAGGGCGCGAAGGTCAACAGCACCAACGGCCGCGCCTCAGGCCCCGTCTCGTTCATGGGACTGTTCGACAAGGCGACGGAGACCGTCCAGCAGGGCGGGATGCGCCGCGGCGCGAACATGGGGATACTGAACATTGACCACCCCGACATCAGAAGCTTCATCCACTGCAAAGATAAAGACGGCACCATCGCCAACTTCAACATCTCCGTGGGCGTTTTTGACGGCTTCATGGAAAAGGCGACGGCCGACCCCAAGGGCGAAGAGGCGGCGCTGCTTGCAGAAATAGCGGACACGGCGTGGCGCACGGGCGACCCCGGCATCATCTTCCTTGACGCGATAAACCGCGGCAACACGACGCCTGAGCTTGGCGAGCTTACCAGCACAAATCCATGCGGCGAGTCCCCGCTCTACCCGAACGAGGCCTGCAACCTCGGTTCGATAAACATCTCAAAGATGGTAAAAGACGGCGCGTTCGACTTCGAGACGCTGCGCGAGGTGACGGCGACTGCTACCCGCTTCCTCGACGACGTTATCGACGTCAACTGCTACCCGCTGCCTGAAATAGCGGAGGCTGTGAAGCTGACGCGCAAGATAGGCCTTGGCGTGATGGGCTGGGCGGATCTGCTCTTCCGTCTGCGCATAGCCTACGACAGCGCGGAGGCCTGCACTCTGGCGGCCGACATAATGCGCGAGATACAGGAAACGGCGACCGCCGTCTCCGTAGAGCTGGGCAAAGAAAAGGGCGTCCCCGCGACGCTTGCGCACCTCGGACGCCGCAACGCGACGCTCACCTGCATCGCGCCCACCGGAACGATCGCGCTGCTTGCCGGCTGTTCGTCCGGCATAGAGCCGCTCTTTGCGCTGGAACACACGCGCGTCCGCACGCAGACGGACGGCACGAAGGTAATAATGAAACAGGTCAACCGCTGGTACGAAGAGGCGATAAAGGCCGAAATGCCGGAAGACGAGATAAAACGCGTCTTCGTCACCTCTCACGACGTAAGCCCCGCGGGCCACGTCCGCACTCAGGGCGTATTTCAGCGCTACACTGACCTCGCCGTCTCAAAGACGGTGAACCTGCGCCACGAATGCGGCGTAAAAGAGGTCCTCGACGCCTACACGCTCGCATGGAAAGAGGGCTGCAAAGGCATCACGGTCTACCGCGACGGCTCCAAGTCAAGCCAGGTGCTGTACAGAAAAGAGGACGAAAAGGCCGCTGAAGAGACTGGCTGCACAGAAAAAGAAAAAATAGCAGTCCCAGTGATGGCCGCGGCCTCAATGGCTGGCGCAAGGCCAAAATTCGTGCTGAAGAGAAAAAATCTGGACTAG
- the gyrB gene encoding DNA topoisomerase (ATP-hydrolyzing) subunit B yields MVDMELPVNEQPEGAASDYSAKDIHVLEGLEAVRKRPGMYIGDQSQRGLHHLVYEVVDNSIDESLAGFCDTINVTINKDGSVTVVDNGRGIPTEHHESGKSAAEVVMTVLHAGGKFDKSAYQVSGGLHGVGVSVVNALSVWLELTIWRGGKEYHQRYERGNPMTELRETGVTELRGTRVQFMPDDEIFSTTDFQADILKTRLRELAFLNSHITINFEDLRPDKPETRSYHYPGGIGSFVEYLNKGREVLFKTPIVITGEKDQTQLECAIQYNDTYVERLFGFVNLINTIEGGTHVAGFRSALTRAVNDEARKLKILKDKDQNLSGDDLKEGLTAVISVKVMEPQFEGQTKTKLGNNDVKGIVDSMVYEGLKNTLDERPEILKPIVESALRARQAREAAKKAKELVRRKSVMNGLTLPGKLSDCSNRNPADCEIYIVEGDSAGGSAKQGRNREFQAILPLRGKILNVEKARLEKILSSETIRNIILALGCGVGDDFNEEKLRYHKIFIMADADVDGAHIRTLLLTLFFRYMPQIIENGYLYVAQPPLYRVQSGKEVTYCFSEKQMKEVQNAANGKKVDVQRYKGLGEMNAEQLWETTMDPENRIVNRVEVQDAVEADELFGILMGDTVEPRRKFIEEFGREVKNLDI; encoded by the coding sequence ATGGTTGACATGGAATTACCGGTAAACGAACAGCCCGAGGGCGCGGCTTCGGATTACTCAGCAAAAGATATACACGTACTGGAGGGGCTTGAGGCTGTCCGCAAACGCCCCGGCATGTACATCGGCGACCAGAGCCAGCGCGGCCTCCACCACCTCGTCTATGAGGTGGTAGACAACTCGATAGACGAGTCTCTCGCCGGCTTCTGCGACACAATAAACGTTACGATAAACAAGGACGGGAGCGTCACCGTCGTAGACAACGGACGCGGCATCCCGACCGAACACCACGAGTCCGGCAAGTCTGCGGCCGAAGTGGTCATGACGGTGCTGCACGCCGGCGGCAAGTTCGACAAGAGCGCCTATCAGGTGTCGGGCGGCCTCCACGGCGTCGGCGTCTCCGTCGTAAACGCGCTCTCCGTGTGGCTTGAGCTCACCATCTGGCGCGGCGGCAAAGAATACCACCAGCGCTACGAGCGCGGCAACCCGATGACGGAGCTGCGCGAGACCGGCGTTACGGAGCTGCGCGGAACGCGCGTGCAGTTCATGCCAGACGACGAAATTTTCTCAACGACCGATTTTCAGGCCGACATCTTAAAGACGCGCTTGCGCGAACTGGCCTTCCTCAACTCGCATATCACGATAAACTTTGAGGACCTTCGCCCCGACAAGCCCGAGACGCGCTCCTACCATTACCCCGGCGGCATCGGCTCTTTTGTGGAATATCTCAACAAAGGCCGCGAGGTGCTCTTCAAGACGCCCATCGTCATCACCGGCGAGAAGGACCAAACCCAGCTTGAATGCGCGATACAGTACAACGACACCTACGTTGAAAGGCTCTTCGGCTTCGTCAACCTCATCAACACGATCGAGGGCGGCACCCATGTGGCCGGCTTCCGAAGCGCGCTCACACGCGCCGTGAACGACGAGGCGCGCAAGCTCAAAATACTCAAAGACAAAGATCAAAATCTCTCCGGCGACGACCTCAAAGAGGGCCTCACCGCAGTAATCTCCGTCAAAGTGATGGAGCCTCAGTTTGAAGGCCAGACGAAGACGAAGCTCGGCAACAACGACGTCAAAGGCATCGTCGACTCGATGGTCTACGAAGGGCTCAAAAACACGCTGGACGAGCGCCCGGAGATATTAAAGCCCATCGTCGAAAGCGCCCTGCGCGCGCGCCAGGCCCGCGAAGCCGCGAAAAAGGCAAAGGAACTTGTGCGCCGCAAGTCCGTCATGAACGGCCTCACCCTGCCCGGCAAACTTTCGGACTGTTCAAACAGAAACCCCGCCGACTGCGAGATATACATCGTTGAGGGAGACTCCGCGGGAGGCAGCGCCAAACAGGGGCGCAACCGCGAATTTCAGGCGATACTTCCTCTGCGCGGAAAGATACTGAACGTCGAAAAGGCGCGCCTTGAAAAAATACTGAGCAGCGAGACCATACGCAACATAATCCTTGCGCTCGGCTGCGGCGTAGGCGACGATTTCAACGAGGAAAAGCTCCGCTATCACAAAATATTCATAATGGCCGACGCCGACGTCGACGGAGCGCACATCCGCACGCTGCTGCTTACGCTCTTCTTCCGCTACATGCCGCAGATAATAGAAAACGGCTACCTCTACGTCGCCCAGCCGCCGCTCTACCGCGTGCAGAGCGGCAAAGAGGTGACCTACTGCTTCTCCGAAAAACAGATGAAAGAGGTCCAGAACGCAGCGAACGGCAAAAAGGTAGACGTCCAGCGCTACAAGGGCCTCGGCGAAATGAACGCAGAGCAGCTCTGGGAGACGACGATGGACCCGGAAAACCGCATAGTCAACCGCGTAGAGGTCCAGGACGCCGTCGAGGCGGACGAACTCTTCGGCATACTCATGGGAGACACTGTAGAACCCAGAAGAAAGTTCATAGAAGAATTCGGCCGCGAGGTCAAAAACCTCGACATATAG
- a CDS encoding YdcF family protein — MFHLYKLIGSIIVPPGLFVLLLLLLAAVACKKPRRKALAAALVVFASALYLMSTSAGALLVTGPLETLHPRRLPPKEAEAAIIVLAGGSSYDDKGSSVQPGVYAMERIYAAVRLAKSRRAPTTLILSGGNVFGANDRSEAAALRDAARAMGCTQKIITEDKSRTTAENLQFCSKLIKSLGINHAIIVTNAFHIPRSMQNAARFMPYTQLYPYPSGRLTDPVIRGLQSFLPNAGDLNASCFGIKEWTGLAANALAAKLRR, encoded by the coding sequence ATGTTTCATCTCTATAAGCTGATAGGCTCCATAATCGTGCCGCCGGGCCTCTTCGTCCTGCTTCTTTTGCTGCTCGCTGCCGTCGCCTGCAAAAAACCGCGCCGCAAAGCGCTTGCCGCCGCGCTTGTTGTATTTGCCTCCGCGCTCTACCTTATGAGCACAAGCGCCGGCGCTCTGCTCGTCACCGGCCCTCTTGAAACGCTACACCCGCGCCGTCTGCCGCCCAAAGAGGCTGAGGCCGCGATAATCGTCCTTGCGGGAGGCTCCTCCTACGACGACAAAGGCTCCTCCGTCCAACCCGGCGTCTACGCCATGGAACGCATCTACGCCGCAGTGCGCCTCGCAAAAAGCCGGCGCGCCCCTACGACGCTCATACTATCCGGCGGCAACGTCTTTGGCGCAAACGACCGCTCCGAGGCCGCAGCCCTCCGCGACGCGGCGCGCGCCATGGGCTGCACGCAGAAAATAATAACAGAAGACAAATCCCGCACCACCGCCGAAAACCTCCAGTTCTGCTCCAAACTGATAAAAAGCCTGGGCATAAACCACGCGATAATCGTCACCAACGCCTTCCACATCCCCCGCTCGATGCAGAACGCCGCGCGCTTCATGCCCTACACACAGCTCTACCCCTACCCCAGCGGACGCCTCACCGACCCCGTCATCCGCGGCCTTCAATCCTTCCTCCCAAACGCGGGCGACCTGAACGCCTCATGCTTCGGCATAAAAGAATGGACAGGACTCGCCGCAAACGCCCTAGCCGCAAAACTGCGAAGGTAA